Proteins encoded by one window of Orbaceae bacterium BiB:
- the nlpI gene encoding lipoprotein NlpI: protein MKKINLKSIWLLGLTIILSSYISGCSVKQPLLAVPNQVSLDDEVHLAQISQELYSKDIDERTRMQLYFQRGALYDSLGFRAFAQSDFSQLLAFNAEIPDVYNYLGIYAMQEGDYDSAFMAFNTGLEIAPDYEFIYINRAIALYRNDKYELSLEDALKFYHYAPNEPIRILWLYLIEEKIDKNKAREQLLERYNSMEDKSIWGSGIIAFYLGKISEDRLMINLQQGVDTNLKLAQRLCETYFYLGKFYQSKGDNKRAEMLFKYALANNVYNYLEHQQALFEINQLNTK from the coding sequence ATGAAAAAAATCAACTTGAAATCAATATGGTTACTAGGTCTTACCATAATTTTATCAAGTTATATTTCTGGTTGTAGTGTTAAACAGCCATTATTAGCAGTTCCAAACCAAGTCTCTCTTGATGATGAGGTTCACTTAGCTCAAATTAGTCAAGAGCTCTATAGCAAAGATATTGATGAAAGAACTAGAATGCAACTCTATTTTCAACGAGGTGCACTATATGATTCATTAGGATTTAGAGCTTTTGCTCAGAGTGATTTCTCTCAATTACTTGCATTTAATGCTGAGATTCCAGATGTTTATAACTATCTTGGAATTTATGCTATGCAAGAAGGTGATTATGATTCAGCATTTATGGCTTTTAATACTGGATTAGAGATTGCACCTGATTATGAGTTTATTTATATCAATCGGGCAATTGCCTTATATCGTAATGATAAATATGAGTTGTCTCTTGAAGATGCTTTAAAATTTTATCATTATGCGCCAAATGAACCGATTCGAATTCTTTGGTTATATTTGATTGAAGAAAAAATAGATAAAAATAAAGCTCGAGAACAATTACTTGAGCGTTATAATAGTATGGAAGATAAATCCATTTGGGGAAGCGGTATTATTGCATTTTACTTAGGTAAAATTAGTGAAGATCGCTTGATGATTAACTTACAGCAAGGAGTTGATACTAACTTAAAGTTAGCTCAGCGTCTTTGTGAAACTTACTTTTACTTAGGTAAATTCTATCAAAGTAAAGGTGACAATAAACGTGCCGAAATGTTATTTAAGTATGCATTAGCAAACAATGTCTATAATTATTTAGAACATCAGCAGGCACTTTTCGAAATCAATCAGCTTAATACAAAATAA
- a CDS encoding DEAD/DEAH family ATP-dependent RNA helicase: MTKEISFIDLGLSEEILNALNDLGFAKPSPIQSECIPLLLEGNDVLGMAQTGSGKTAAFSIPFLMKLDANLKAPQVLVLAPTRELAIQVAEACSEYAKYMKGVKVLALYGGQRYDVQLRALKQGPQIVVGTPGRLLDHLNRKTLDLSNLKGLVLDEADEMLRMGFIDDVESIMAAIPEEHQTALFSATMPAPIRRITKRFMHNPQEIQIKSTNQTAPDIDQSYWLVRGLRKNEALVRFLEAEDFDAAIIFVRTKTATLEVADVLEQHGYNSAALNGDMTQQLREQTLDRLRNGRLDILIATDVAARGLDVERISLVVNYDITMDSESYVHRIGRTGRAGRAGRAILFVDSRERRLLKNIEQTIKKAIPEVQLPSKDLLETRRLSKFSDKVAKEIESNDLDTYRSLLPQLLKTDDTDMETLAAALLKLAQGERPLVLPPDPVFKPAREDRERAERGDRRLKGDNRESPKRRERRDVGDMDLYRIEVGKENGIDVRNIVGAIANEGDISSRYIGNIKLYEKYSTVELPKDMPKDLLKHFEKVRVMNVPMNMRLVVDGEKTSSSPRRSSRKREDSFGEQPPKRRSRAPSKDGDKDAAPKRRSRKPASF; the protein is encoded by the coding sequence ATGACAAAAGAAATCTCTTTTATTGACCTTGGTTTATCTGAGGAAATCCTTAACGCATTAAATGATCTTGGTTTTGCAAAACCATCTCCAATTCAAAGTGAATGTATTCCTTTATTATTAGAAGGTAATGATGTGCTTGGTATGGCACAAACTGGTAGTGGTAAAACTGCTGCATTTTCAATTCCTTTTCTAATGAAATTGGATGCTAATTTAAAAGCACCACAAGTATTAGTATTAGCACCAACACGAGAATTAGCAATTCAAGTTGCTGAAGCATGTAGTGAATATGCGAAATATATGAAAGGTGTTAAAGTTTTAGCTCTTTATGGTGGTCAACGTTATGATGTGCAATTACGTGCATTAAAACAAGGGCCACAAATTGTAGTGGGTACGCCGGGTCGTCTACTCGATCATTTAAATCGTAAAACTCTTGATCTATCTAATCTTAAAGGTTTAGTTCTTGATGAAGCTGACGAAATGCTTCGCATGGGCTTTATTGATGATGTTGAAAGTATTATGGCTGCGATTCCAGAAGAACATCAGACCGCGTTATTCTCAGCAACGATGCCTGCTCCGATTCGTCGCATTACTAAACGATTTATGCATAATCCACAAGAGATTCAAATCAAATCGACTAATCAAACAGCACCAGATATTGACCAAAGCTATTGGTTAGTACGAGGATTACGTAAGAATGAAGCATTAGTCCGCTTTTTAGAAGCAGAAGATTTTGATGCTGCAATTATCTTTGTTAGAACCAAAACGGCAACATTAGAAGTGGCTGATGTACTAGAACAACACGGCTATAATAGTGCGGCATTAAATGGTGATATGACTCAACAATTACGTGAGCAAACATTAGATCGTTTACGTAATGGTCGTTTAGATATTTTAATTGCAACTGATGTTGCTGCACGTGGATTAGACGTTGAACGTATTAGTTTAGTTGTCAATTACGACATTACTATGGATTCAGAGTCTTATGTACACCGTATTGGCCGTACAGGTCGAGCAGGTCGTGCTGGTCGTGCAATTTTATTTGTAGATAGCCGTGAGCGCCGTTTATTAAAAAATATTGAACAGACAATTAAAAAAGCAATTCCTGAAGTACAATTACCAAGTAAAGATTTACTTGAAACGCGTCGTTTATCTAAATTCTCTGATAAAGTTGCTAAAGAGATCGAATCAAATGATTTAGATACTTACCGAAGTCTTTTACCTCAGTTATTGAAAACTGATGATACTGATATGGAAACCTTAGCTGCTGCATTATTAAAACTTGCACAAGGTGAACGTCCTTTAGTTTTACCACCGGATCCAGTATTTAAACCTGCGCGTGAAGATCGTGAAAGAGCAGAACGTGGTGATCGTCGTCTAAAAGGTGATAATCGTGAATCACCAAAACGTAGAGAACGTCGTGATGTTGGTGATATGGATCTTTATCGTATTGAAGTAGGTAAAGAGAATGGTATCGATGTTCGTAATATTGTTGGTGCAATTGCTAATGAAGGTGATATTAGTAGCCGATATATTGGTAATATCAAACTTTACGAAAAATATTCAACAGTTGAGTTACCAAAAGATATGCCAAAAGATTTATTGAAACATTTTGAAAAAGTTCGTGTCATGAATGTGCCAATGAATATGCGTTTAGTTGTTGATGGTGAGAAAACAAGTTCTAGCCCAAGACGTTCTTCACGTAAAAGAGAAGACTCTTTTGGTGAACAACCACCAAAACGTCGTAGCCGTGCTCCATCTAAAGATGGTGATAAAGATGCAGCACCAAAACGTAGATCAAGAAAACCAGCATCTTTTTAA
- a CDS encoding DeoR/GlpR family DNA-binding transcription regulator, with amino-acid sequence MAKLSRLDQIMDYLKNHNLVTVEELVSAIEASPATVRRDLIKLDEQGVISRTHGGVTINRFIPAQPTTNEKIHKNATEKQLIADYAAQMIKAGDSIALDAGTTTFEIAKRITQMPVRVITSDLHIALFLCEFKQIEVTIIGGKIDDSSQSCIGEHGRSLLRQINPDIAFISCNSWSVNKGVTTPTEDKALIKASFAEKADKVVLVADSSKYDSYSLYTAVLLNQFTDIITDYHLDSKAKTLLQNQSLKLHLVK; translated from the coding sequence GTGGCAAAATTAAGTCGATTAGATCAAATTATGGATTATCTAAAAAATCATAATTTAGTTACCGTTGAAGAGTTAGTTTCGGCAATAGAAGCATCCCCAGCAACGGTTAGACGTGATTTAATTAAACTCGATGAACAAGGAGTCATTAGCCGAACTCATGGCGGTGTAACGATTAATCGTTTTATTCCAGCACAACCCACCACCAATGAGAAGATTCATAAAAATGCCACTGAAAAACAGTTGATTGCAGATTATGCCGCACAGATGATTAAAGCTGGTGATTCGATTGCCCTTGATGCTGGTACAACAACTTTTGAAATTGCCAAACGTATCACTCAAATGCCTGTTCGAGTAATTACATCAGATTTACATATCGCGCTATTTTTATGTGAGTTTAAACAAATTGAAGTGACGATTATTGGTGGTAAAATCGATGATAGTAGCCAATCGTGTATTGGAGAACATGGTCGTTCACTATTACGTCAAATTAACCCGGATATTGCTTTTATTAGCTGTAACTCGTGGAGTGTCAACAAAGGCGTAACCACACCAACTGAGGATAAAGCATTAATTAAAGCCAGTTTTGCAGAAAAAGCCGATAAGGTTGTTTTGGTTGCTGACAGTAGTAAATATGACTCTTATTCTCTATATACTGCGGTTTTGCTTAATCAATTTACCGATATAATTACTGACTATCATTTAGATAGTAAAGCCAAAACCTTACTACAAAACCAATCTCTAAAGTTGCACTTAGTTAAATAA
- the pdxA gene encoding 4-hydroxythreonine-4-phosphate dehydrogenase PdxA codes for MSKIVAITMGDPAGIGPEIIAKSLQSEIIKDIPAIVIGSADLLKKQLSMKLFDNVHINVINKVAEAKFTPGVMNVIDVPLADINTLKPGQIQSQAGDLAYHCIHKATELALNKEVGSIATAPLNKEALHAAGHMYPGHTELLAKLTNSKDVAMVLYTENLKVIHVTTHVSLRNFLDNLNTQRIETVIQIAHDFLKKVGYDNPRIAVAGVNPHAGEHGLFGDEEIKFVTPAIKNMQEKAIQVIGPCAPDTVFLQAHQGKFDMVVAMYHDQGHIPLKLLGFYDGVNIAAGLPFIRTSADHGTAFDIAWKGIAKPDSMIESIRLAAMLTK; via the coding sequence GTGTCAAAAATTGTAGCTATTACTATGGGAGATCCTGCCGGAATCGGTCCTGAAATTATTGCTAAATCATTACAATCTGAAATTATCAAAGATATACCCGCGATTGTGATAGGCTCTGCCGATTTACTAAAAAAACAATTAAGTATGAAGCTATTTGATAATGTGCACATTAATGTCATTAATAAAGTAGCAGAAGCTAAATTTACACCTGGGGTTATGAATGTGATTGATGTACCACTCGCAGATATTAATACATTAAAACCAGGTCAAATCCAATCTCAAGCAGGAGATTTAGCTTATCATTGTATACATAAAGCTACCGAGCTTGCGTTAAACAAAGAAGTCGGTAGTATTGCAACAGCCCCACTGAATAAAGAAGCACTGCATGCTGCTGGTCATATGTATCCTGGTCATACAGAATTATTAGCAAAACTGACCAATAGCAAGGATGTGGCAATGGTACTCTATACTGAAAATCTTAAAGTGATACATGTTACAACTCATGTATCATTACGAAATTTCTTAGATAACTTAAATACTCAACGTATTGAAACTGTTATCCAAATTGCTCATGATTTTTTGAAGAAAGTCGGTTACGACAATCCAAGAATTGCCGTTGCTGGTGTAAATCCTCACGCGGGAGAACACGGTTTATTTGGAGATGAAGAGATTAAATTTGTTACACCTGCAATTAAAAATATGCAGGAAAAAGCAATCCAAGTCATCGGTCCCTGCGCACCTGATACGGTATTTTTACAAGCTCATCAAGGTAAATTTGATATGGTTGTCGCAATGTATCATGATCAAGGTCATATTCCACTCAAATTATTAGGCTTTTATGATGGGGTCAATATCGCAGCCGGATTACCGTTTATCCGAACCTCGGCAGATCATGGTACCGCTTTTGATATTGCTTGGAAAGGTATTGCTAAACCCGATAGTATGATAGAATCCATTCGATTAGCGGCAATGCTTACAAAATAA
- a CDS encoding four-carbon acid sugar kinase family protein produces the protein MSRYNYSRLFIIADDFTGANDTGVQLTKKGAHVDVYFDWNSDYTTSQSDAIVINTDSRALTKEKAQARIKTLVAKNPRDVMIYKKIDSTLRGNIGYEIATLLQETDYQIALIIPAFPDMARKVMNGVCYVNGVELTKTEFASDPKTPIYSSKIIDCLAQQTDLKSTEIGTDIIKNNKLSDEIDSNIKQGIKLFIIDTETNEDLSRIATQIGQLKHKALLVGSAGLMNYLPTNSISTSSSTLSPDNKKQLLVIAGSMSQITQKQIEHALTFTKLWQVIDIDIDDLFPQFTDEKLYHYYQQIEQGLLQQKNSIVRTCKNDEQRHQVEFYCQKYHLTRKELGEYICQCLGKIVQHTSVKNLFLTGGDVAIAIAKSLGATGFHIVGEVTPGVPYGRLIGKIQKNYQIFTKAGGFGEQNIFTKSLEFI, from the coding sequence ATGTCTAGGTATAACTATTCTCGTTTATTTATTATTGCTGACGACTTTACTGGCGCGAATGATACAGGCGTACAACTGACCAAAAAAGGAGCCCATGTTGATGTCTATTTTGATTGGAATAGTGATTACACCACCAGTCAGTCCGATGCCATTGTAATCAATACTGATAGTCGCGCATTAACAAAAGAAAAAGCTCAAGCGAGAATTAAAACCCTTGTCGCCAAAAATCCCCGTGATGTCATGATATATAAAAAAATTGATTCAACGCTAAGGGGAAATATTGGTTATGAAATAGCCACACTACTGCAGGAAACTGATTATCAAATTGCACTAATTATCCCGGCATTCCCTGATATGGCAAGAAAGGTGATGAATGGCGTTTGTTATGTTAATGGCGTTGAACTCACTAAAACAGAGTTTGCCTCTGATCCGAAAACACCGATCTATTCATCTAAAATAATCGATTGTCTGGCACAACAAACTGATTTAAAAAGTACTGAAATCGGCACTGACATCATAAAAAATAATAAATTATCTGATGAAATTGACAGTAATATAAAACAAGGTATTAAACTTTTTATTATTGATACCGAAACAAATGAAGATTTATCACGTATTGCGACACAAATAGGCCAACTAAAACATAAAGCATTATTAGTCGGTTCTGCGGGGCTAATGAATTATTTGCCCACAAACTCTATTTCAACATCATCAAGCACCCTTTCTCCAGACAATAAAAAACAGCTGTTAGTTATTGCCGGTTCAATGAGTCAGATCACACAAAAACAGATCGAACATGCATTAACATTTACCAAACTATGGCAGGTGATTGATATTGATATAGATGATTTATTCCCTCAATTTACTGACGAGAAACTTTATCACTATTATCAACAAATTGAACAAGGGCTTTTGCAACAAAAAAACAGTATTGTTAGAACATGTAAAAACGATGAGCAACGTCATCAGGTTGAGTTTTATTGTCAAAAGTATCATCTGACTCGTAAAGAGCTTGGCGAATATATTTGTCAGTGCTTAGGTAAAATAGTTCAACATACCTCAGTTAAAAATCTATTTTTAACGGGTGGTGATGTAGCAATTGCTATCGCCAAATCTCTTGGCGCGACAGGATTTCATATTGTAGGTGAAGTTACACCGGGAGTACCTTATGGCAGACTCATCGGTAAAATACAGAAAAATTATCAAATATTCACTAAAGCTGGCGGTTTTGGTGAACAAAATATTTTCACTAAATCATTAGAATTTATATAA
- a CDS encoding iron-containing alcohol dehydrogenase — MHINSTILSGKGMLNEINSLVKNRHHVLFLTDKNIINLADVSKLIKNIQDIAPVFTLIDDIPPEPSHHDVTALLTKMKISNADLVIGIGGGSVLDVAKLVSVLCVKEADITLEQLLNGDKPTKRCTSLLIPTTAGTGSEATPNAILAIPEKETKQGIISPVMLPDYVCLVPELTTSMPKHIAASTGIDALCHLIECFTATISNPVGDNYALIGMQKLFNSLERSTRDKSDIEAKLTMLWASYYGGAAIAHAGTHLVHAMSYPLGGKYHIPHGIANAILLVPCMAFIRDAVVDKFAQAYDLLPDAVLTLTAEEKSYALVEYFKQLVQRLELPSKLQELNIDPKDLPYLVEGALEVKRLMNNVPKKVSKDDVLAMYQSLL; from the coding sequence ATGCATATTAATAGTACTATTCTAAGTGGTAAGGGAATGTTAAACGAAATCAATTCATTAGTTAAAAATAGACATCATGTATTATTTTTAACAGATAAAAATATTATTAATTTAGCTGACGTCAGCAAATTGATTAAAAATATTCAAGATATAGCACCCGTATTTACCCTGATTGATGATATTCCTCCAGAGCCAAGCCATCATGATGTCACGGCTTTATTAACAAAAATGAAGATATCTAATGCCGACTTAGTGATTGGTATTGGTGGTGGTAGTGTTTTAGATGTAGCTAAATTAGTTTCTGTTTTATGTGTTAAAGAGGCTGATATTACCTTAGAACAGTTATTAAATGGTGATAAACCGACTAAACGTTGTACATCATTACTTATTCCGACAACTGCCGGAACCGGATCGGAAGCTACGCCAAATGCAATCTTAGCCATTCCAGAAAAAGAGACCAAACAAGGTATTATTTCACCTGTTATGTTACCTGATTATGTCTGCTTAGTACCAGAGTTAACGACTTCAATGCCAAAACATATTGCAGCATCAACGGGAATTGATGCGTTATGTCATTTAATTGAATGCTTTACGGCAACCATTTCGAATCCTGTTGGTGATAATTACGCATTAATTGGTATGCAGAAATTATTTAATTCTCTAGAAAGATCAACTCGAGATAAGAGTGATATTGAAGCCAAACTTACTATGCTTTGGGCATCTTATTATGGTGGTGCCGCGATTGCACATGCCGGTACTCATTTAGTTCATGCAATGTCTTATCCTTTAGGTGGTAAATATCATATTCCGCACGGTATTGCCAACGCTATTTTATTAGTACCTTGTATGGCTTTTATTAGAGATGCTGTTGTGGATAAATTTGCACAGGCCTATGACTTGCTTCCTGATGCCGTGTTAACACTAACGGCGGAAGAAAAGTCCTACGCTTTAGTTGAGTATTTTAAACAATTAGTTCAACGATTAGAGCTGCCATCTAAACTTCAAGAACTAAATATCGATCCGAAAGATTTACCATACCTTGTTGAGGGAGCTTTAGAGGTAAAACGTTTAATGAATAATGTTCCTAAAAAAGTCAGTAAAGACGATGTATTAGCAATGTATCAATCACTTTTATAG
- a CDS encoding dihydrodipicolinate synthase family protein: MSKKIEGVLTAIVTTFDDNGDFCPKRMRKQVQRQLSNGNSIFCNGTNGEFFVLNTKEKLAVTETCVDEVAGKAPVMAHIGEISTRETIKLGKEIQKLGVDAVSVIAPYFIPLKQEELIVHYTKIADALTVPVFLYNIPARTGNTILPETAAKLGEHPNILGIKDSAGSYESLKGFLDVANKMDDFDVLTGPDSLIYQGFIDGCIGSISGLANVAPAKINAIWKNFKAGNLEQSKAAQDAVGDLRKNLYTTVFSPAAVKKALTIMGEEVGVSRYPIEFSNKDIAAIKDIVSKL, translated from the coding sequence ATGAGTAAGAAAATTGAGGGGGTATTAACCGCGATTGTTACAACATTTGATGATAATGGTGATTTTTGTCCTAAACGAATGCGGAAACAGGTTCAGCGTCAGCTTAGCAATGGCAATAGCATTTTTTGTAATGGTACCAATGGGGAGTTTTTTGTTTTAAATACTAAAGAGAAGCTTGCTGTAACCGAAACTTGTGTTGATGAAGTTGCTGGCAAAGCACCAGTGATGGCGCATATTGGTGAGATCTCAACACGAGAAACGATAAAATTAGGAAAAGAGATTCAAAAATTAGGTGTTGATGCCGTTTCAGTGATTGCTCCTTATTTTATTCCTTTAAAACAAGAAGAACTGATTGTTCACTACACCAAAATTGCTGATGCGCTAACGGTACCGGTGTTTTTGTATAACATTCCCGCAAGAACCGGTAATACTATCCTGCCTGAAACTGCCGCTAAATTAGGTGAGCATCCCAATATTTTAGGTATTAAGGATAGTGCAGGTAGTTATGAAAGTCTAAAAGGATTCCTTGATGTAGCCAATAAAATGGATGATTTTGATGTGTTAACTGGGCCTGATTCTTTGATTTATCAGGGGTTTATTGACGGATGCATCGGATCCATTTCTGGGCTTGCTAATGTAGCACCCGCTAAAATTAATGCTATCTGGAAAAATTTTAAGGCTGGCAATCTTGAACAATCTAAAGCCGCCCAAGATGCTGTTGGCGATTTGCGTAAAAATTTGTATACCACCGTATTCTCTCCTGCCGCAGTCAAAAAAGCATTAACCATCATGGGAGAAGAGGTTGGTGTAAGTCGCTATCCGATTGAATTTTCCAATAAAGATATTGCAGCAATTAAAGATATTGTTAGCAAGCTATAG
- a CDS encoding sodium:solute symporter family protein produces MHYFGTIDTIIIVSIVVIYILLTSAMTYFLRSKNNSDFMEGSRAVPAIVVGILLMTEYIGAKSTIGTAQSAFDNGIAASWSVIGAAIGFPLFGFILVKKIYNTGEITISAAIAQKYGNSTKNLISLIMIYALILVNVGNYISGAAAISTVLQVSLPVAAFITAIVSTFYFTFGGLKGVAYVTIIHSSVKYFGVLFILGTALYLTGGFTPMIESMPPHYWTWDGSIGASTIFAWLIGTIGSIFCTQFVIQAISSTKDAKSAKRACWYAFFFCMPIAIAIAIIGVCAKFLHPDIPSLYALPVFIQDMNPFMAGVITTSLVASIFISVSTVALAIASLIVKDFYVPYCKPTPEKEFKATKVISVIVGFAPLLLVLVFPEVLKLSFFTRAIRLSITIVAMIAFYLPFLNSTRAANMALVGAAFITSLWFYLGDPLGINNMYIALVSPALIMVLDRVFISPFIKNKPKAEA; encoded by the coding sequence ATGCATTATTTTGGTACTATTGATACGATAATTATTGTGAGTATTGTCGTGATATATATCCTTTTAACATCGGCAATGACCTATTTTTTAAGAAGTAAAAATAATAGTGATTTTATGGAGGGCTCAAGAGCCGTCCCGGCAATTGTTGTCGGAATTTTATTAATGACGGAATATATTGGTGCTAAATCAACAATTGGTACCGCACAGTCCGCATTTGATAATGGTATTGCCGCCTCATGGTCGGTGATTGGAGCAGCAATTGGTTTTCCTTTATTTGGATTTATTTTAGTTAAAAAGATCTACAATACTGGTGAAATTACTATTTCTGCAGCGATCGCACAAAAATACGGTAATTCGACTAAAAATCTGATCTCATTAATTATGATCTATGCATTAATTTTGGTTAATGTGGGTAACTATATTAGTGGCGCTGCCGCAATCTCTACTGTTTTACAAGTTTCATTACCTGTTGCTGCATTTATTACTGCGATTGTAAGTACCTTCTATTTTACATTTGGTGGACTTAAGGGCGTAGCCTATGTCACGATTATTCATAGCTCAGTAAAATACTTTGGTGTATTATTTATTTTAGGAACAGCGCTTTATTTGACAGGTGGTTTTACACCAATGATTGAAAGTATGCCACCTCATTATTGGACGTGGGATGGTTCAATTGGTGCAAGTACTATTTTTGCCTGGTTAATTGGAACAATCGGTTCAATTTTTTGTACACAATTTGTTATCCAAGCGATCTCTTCAACAAAAGATGCCAAATCAGCAAAACGCGCATGTTGGTATGCATTCTTCTTCTGTATGCCGATAGCCATAGCGATTGCGATTATTGGTGTATGTGCTAAATTTCTCCATCCTGATATTCCTAGCCTTTATGCTTTACCAGTATTTATTCAGGATATGAATCCTTTTATGGCTGGAGTTATTACCACATCTTTAGTTGCTTCAATCTTTATTAGTGTCAGTACTGTAGCTCTGGCTATTGCCTCGCTGATTGTGAAAGATTTTTATGTTCCTTATTGCAAACCAACACCAGAAAAAGAGTTTAAGGCAACAAAAGTGATCTCAGTCATTGTAGGATTTGCACCACTATTATTGGTATTAGTTTTCCCGGAAGTATTGAAATTATCTTTCTTTACTCGTGCTATTCGTCTATCAATTACTATTGTCGCGATGATTGCATTTTATCTGCCATTTTTAAATAGTACTCGTGCAGCTAATATGGCACTGGTTGGTGCGGCATTTATTACATCACTCTGGTTCTATTTAGGTGATCCATTAGGTATTAACAATATGTATATTGCACTCGTTTCGCCGGCATTGATTATGGTGTTAGATCGAGTATTTATCAGTCCATTTATCAAAAACAAACCAAAAGCCGAAGCTTAA
- a CDS encoding exo-alpha-sialidase: MTDIKLDCNGKLTNNIHDHARIDAYLPTGCVQNHAANLLQLPDGDLLCTWFGGTQEGIADISAYYSRLKKGSNTWTAAVKLSDDSTRSEQNPLFFLDPDNVLWILYTAQISGNQDTAIVRYRQSKDFGETWGPIKTLLEDPTKGIFIRQPITVMPNGDWLLPVFYCIAKPGEKWVGSYDTSGVMISKDKGKTWQNIDVPNSVGCVHMNIVMLKDDSLYAVFRSRWADYIYESRSIDGGYTWSEPTATTLPNNNSSIQATVLDNGHIALVFNNSSAKDAKERRISLYDEIEDESSANKKEAEILVGQRNAFWGAPRAPMSLAISTDNGKTWPFIRNLDEGDGYCMSNNSKDQLNREFSYPSIKQGLDGKLHIAYTYFRMAIKYVYVDEDWVKQS; encoded by the coding sequence ATGACAGATATTAAATTAGATTGTAATGGAAAATTGACGAATAATATCCATGACCATGCTCGTATTGATGCTTATTTACCGACAGGCTGCGTACAAAATCATGCTGCAAATTTATTACAGCTACCAGATGGTGATTTACTGTGTACCTGGTTTGGTGGGACACAAGAAGGAATTGCTGATATTTCCGCATATTATTCAAGATTGAAAAAAGGCAGTAATACCTGGACTGCTGCGGTTAAATTATCTGATGATTCGACTCGCTCAGAACAAAACCCACTGTTTTTCTTAGATCCTGATAATGTGTTGTGGATTCTTTATACTGCTCAAATCTCAGGTAATCAAGATACTGCGATTGTGCGTTATCGGCAGTCTAAAGATTTTGGTGAAACATGGGGGCCGATTAAAACGTTATTGGAAGATCCAACAAAAGGTATCTTTATTCGCCAGCCAATAACAGTTATGCCAAATGGTGATTGGTTGTTACCTGTTTTTTATTGTATTGCCAAACCAGGTGAAAAATGGGTTGGTAGTTATGATACCAGTGGGGTGATGATCTCTAAAGATAAAGGTAAAACGTGGCAAAATATAGATGTACCAAATAGTGTTGGTTGCGTCCATATGAATATTGTTATGTTAAAAGATGATAGTTTATATGCTGTGTTTCGTAGTCGTTGGGCTGATTATATTTATGAGAGCCGATCTATTGATGGTGGATATACATGGAGTGAACCTACCGCAACAACGTTACCGAATAATAACTCCTCAATTCAAGCGACAGTTCTTGATAATGGTCATATCGCATTGGTATTTAATAACTCCAGTGCTAAAGATGCAAAAGAGCGTCGGATCTCGCTTTATGATGAAATAGAAGATGAGAGTAGTGCTAATAAAAAAGAAGCTGAAATTCTTGTGGGGCAACGAAATGCTTTTTGGGGAGCACCCCGTGCACCAATGTCACTGGCTATTTCAACGGATAATGGCAAAACATGGCCGTTTATTCGTAATCTAGATGAGGGTGATGGCTATTGTATGTCTAATAACTCTAAAGATCAGCTTAACCGAGAGTTTTCCTACCCGAGTATTAAACAGGGGTTAGATGGTAAGTTACATATTGCTTACACCTATTTTAGGATGGCAATTAAATATGTCTATGTTGATGAAGATTGGGTCAAACAGTCCTAA
- a CDS encoding YhcH/YjgK/YiaL family protein — translation MIAGNINILKLATLPESLYNILSRPEMELTNLQHLADGYYQVDQEKWFYNIGNSQTAPIDTRHTEFHKQFLDIQLILQGEEIIRYSLTDVITEPAFEKKPDLFILESPILTNSIHLKAGDFVTFYPGEPHQALCMVDEPRMVRKAVFKVPMNMI, via the coding sequence ATGATTGCAGGCAATATTAATATATTAAAATTAGCTACTTTACCTGAATCACTATATAACATTTTATCAAGACCAGAAATGGAGTTAACTAATTTGCAACATCTAGCAGATGGCTATTATCAGGTTGATCAGGAAAAGTGGTTTTACAATATTGGAAACTCACAAACTGCGCCTATTGATACTCGTCATACCGAATTTCATAAACAGTTTTTAGATATTCAATTGATTTTACAAGGAGAAGAGATTATCCGTTATAGTTTAACGGATGTTATAACTGAACCTGCTTTTGAAAAAAAGCCCGATTTATTCATTTTAGAATCACCTATTTTAACCAATAGTATTCATCTGAAAGCCGGCGATTTTGTAACATTTTATCCTGGCGAACCTCATCAAGCATTATGTATGGTTGATGAACCGAGGATGGTACGTAAAGCTGTTTTTAAAGTACCTATGAATATGATTTAA